One window of Papilio machaon chromosome 18, ilPapMach1.1, whole genome shotgun sequence genomic DNA carries:
- the LOC106715539 gene encoding uncharacterized protein LOC106715539 translates to MPVHLAPAAALAALILIITTHKANAECKNCIALDKEGRSLLRAQWEACGAGAVGAQDGAELKRRAYCALRRCKLLAKDGKLRKAALTHLARGLPADQTKILERCSNQSGDTPEDLAWNIFTCAFEHKSLLNLPPSAADIPGEDTSRLTD, encoded by the exons ATGCCTGTACACCTCGCCCCGGCAGCGGCGCTGGCCGCCCTCATCCTCATCATCACCACTCATAAG gCGAATGCAGAATGCAAGAACTGTATC GCGCTGGACAAGGAGGGGCGGTCACTGCTCCGCGCGCAGTGGGAGGCttgcggcgcgggcgcggtgGGCGCACAGGACGGCGCCGAACTCAAACGGCGCGCCTACTGCGCCCTGCGCCGTTGCAAGCTGCTCGCAAAGGACGGCAAGCTGCGCAAAGCGGCGCTCACGCACCTCGCACGCGGCCTGCCTGCCGACCAAACCAAG ATACTGGAACGCTGCAGCAACCAGTCTGGCGACACGCCCGAGGACCTCGCCTGGAACATCTTCACGTGCGCCTTCGAGCACAAGTCGCTGCTCAACTTGCCGCCGAGCGCCGCCGACATCCCCGGCGAGGACACTAGTCGCCTTACTGACTAG